The Rubripirellula reticaptiva DNA window GGCGGCAAGCCTTACAAAGCCAAGGCGATCGCCAAACGCGAAAGGGAAGAGCGGGCCAAGCATTTGCAATCGTTAAAACCGAAGGGGCCACCACAGGCGGTGATTCCAAAAATGCCGCATCAAATTCAGTCCAACGTTATGGCGACTACGACGCCTTCGCCAGACACGCCCGATTTGATACCGGGTGATCCGGTTGCATTCGCCGGCGCTCGGACGGCGGTGAAAGTCAATCTGTTCGATCATGACTTAAGCTTGCCTGACTTTGACGACGGAACCGTCTTGGTTGATCCGGTCGCACAAACGCGACAGGAAATCGACGCGTTGATGGCGCAAGAAGATTACGCAGGAGCGATTGCCTTATTTGCGGCCGAACGTAAAGTCGATCGACAGTTTGTGCTGCTGCCAGCTTCGCTTGCCCGTCTGGCTGCTGGACTGATCCGCAACCACCACACCAAAGCCGCCATCGCATTGCTGAAGATTGGCAGTGATGTTTACCCCGCAAATGCGCCTGAGTGGCGAACCCGAGTCGCCAGCCTGTACTTATCCGCCAGCCCAGCCGATCCAATCGCGGCAATCAAGCATCTGAAACAAGTTGACAAGCAGATGCTCAACTCGAAGACGCGAGATCGGTTTCTGGCCGTTGCAAAACAGGCGAAGGAAATGGCCCGAGGCTAATGACACCGAGGCGATAACACCAAGAAAAGCAGACACCCGTTGGCCGGCTACCGCTGTTCGCGATACGTTTTCCAGCTCATGAAAATCATCGCTGAGCCGAGCACGACGAACACGATGTCCATCAACAGGCTGGCCGAACGCATCGGCGCAACATCTTGCATACCGGCGAACCCCATCGCGGCGTCGGCAAGGAACAGCACGACAATCAGAATGGACGCCACAAGGCTGATAAGACAAAGAGCCTTGGGCATCAAATTCCTCGTCGAAAGTCAGAGATCAGGAGATTAGTCATCAGGGTGCCGAATTCATGGGTGGGTCGCAGTATAGTTGCAATTCGCTGCGTTTCCCAAGCCTATCAAGGCCCGCTAAAGTAAACCGGCAAAGAGTAGCGTCTGGATGTGACGATTGCTCGGAACTTGACGCGTCTTTTTACGGGATTTCTTGATGGCGACGGGTAAAAACAGCTCGGCGATTTCTTCAGCCGATCATTCCAAGGCGGCTAGGATAACACCCAGCGCGGCGGCTGGGTTTACAGCAGACGCGGAAAAATTGCAAAACGACCCTTGGGGCTGGTGGCGTGAACAAATGCCAATCACGGACCAATGGGCGTACTTTGACCACGCCGCGGTTGCTCCGCTGAGCGGTCCAGCCACCGAAGCCATCAAGCGGTGGGGCGATCAAGCTGCGTGCCAGGGTGACACCGTTTGGCCGCAGTGGTCGGCCAGCCTGGGCCGACTGCGCGACGCAACGGCCGTGCTGTTGAACTGCGCCTTGGCCGAAATCTGCCTGATTCCCAACACCACGACCGGTATCAACATCGTCGCCGAAGGGTTTCCCTGGCAGTCTGGCGACAACGTGATCCTGCCGGACGGCGAATTCCCCAGCAACCTGTTTCCGTGGATGAACCAGCAATCCAAGGGCGTCGAAGTACGTATGATTCCTCGGCGAAGTGCGACCAATGGGTGCGGCGAAGTCCACGTCGATGACCTGATCGACGCCATCGACGATTCGACTCGAATCATCGCGGTTAGTTGGGTCGGCTACTCCAGCGGATTCCGTCTTGATATCGACGATCTAGTCCGACGAGCCCACGAAAAGGGCGTGTTGGTGTTTTTGGATGCGATCCAAGGACTAGGAGTGTTCCCGCTTGATCTCGCCCAAACTCCGGTCGATTTTTTGGCCGCCGACGGTCACAAATGGTTGCTTGGTCCGGAGGGAGCTGGCGTTGCGATGATCCGTCGCCAGCACTTGGAACTGCTTCGATGCACCAACGTGGGATGGGGCAGCGTCAAGAACTCTGCCAATTTCAACGCTCCCACGTTCGCACTTCGGGACGACGCAACGCGTTTCGAGCCCGGTTCGGCCAACATGGTCGGCGGTACGGCGCTAGCGGCCAGCATGGAAATTTTTCTGCAGATCCGCCGCGTCCATGGAAACGATGCGATCCAGAACCAGGTCGTCGAACTCATCAAAAGCTTGGACTCGCAATTGAGATCTCTTGGTGCGACCACCGAATTGCCAACGCTCACCCATCAACGCAGCGGTATCCTGAATTTCTCGGTCCCCGGCATCGATCCATCAACGTTTCGCGAACGGGGACTCCAAAAAAATGTCGTCACCAGTTGCCGAGGCAAGGGCGTACGAGCCAGCGTTCATGCTTACAATAACGACGACGATATTGCCCGTTTGGTCGAAGTCGCTCGCTCGTTCTGCTAACCAGCTCGATCCACTCCTTTGTTTGGCCCATTGTGATGCCTGATCCGCGCATCGCCGTCTACACCGGCTCGTTCGACCCGATCACCTTGGGACACCTGCATATCATCCGGCGGGCTGCGCCGCTATTTGACCAATTGGTGATCGGCATTGGCACCAATGCAGAGAAGACCTCGCTGTTTGCGCCGACGGAACGAGTCGAATTGGTCCGCGAAGTGACGGCCGAGTTGCCGAACGTTCAGGTCGAGACTTTCCAGGGCTTGGCCGTTGACTTTGTTCGCAGCGTCGACGCCCACGTGATGATTCGTGGCATCCGGCCGCTGACGGACATCGCGGGCGAGTTCACAATGATGATGGCCAACCATCAACTCGATCCCGGCATCGAGACGCTGTTCCTGATGGCCGCCGAACGGTTCGCACACATCAGCAGCTCGCTGCTGAAACAGATCGCGGCACTCAGCGACGACGACGAACAATTGGCCAAGTTCGTACCACGCCAAATCATCAAGCCACTAAGAAATCGACTGCGTTGAAATCGACTGCGTTGAAATCGACTGCGTTAGACGCATACGCCCTGCGTTTGGCAGCCGAATGAAGACTTACAGGCCGGCCAGATTGATCACTCAGACTTGCAGGATCGCCTGCACTGCCGCAACCAAAGCATCCGGGTTGTCGTGTGTGTAGGCGACGTCAGCGCCCTGTTTGGTGGCCAGCGTTTTGACTTGGCAACGCGACTCGGCCCATTCGTTTCCTCCGGCAACAATCGCAGCGGTAAAACCACGACTGTCGGCGTATTTCAATTGAGCGCCAAGTTTCTTGGGTTCGGGATAGACCTCGGTCCCAATGCCGGCCAAACGCAAATTGGCAGCCATTTTCAAGTAATCGTCACGGTGCGTTTCGTCAAAATAGGCGATCAAGACCGGCGCTGGCGTTGACGCATCGGGCAACAGATTCAGTTGCTCCATCGCGGCCAACAATCGGTCCAATCCCAGCGAAGCGCCAATGCCCGGCAAATGCTGTTTCGTGTACAGACCGGCCAAGTTGTCATAGCGACCGCCGCTGCAGATGCTGCCGATCTCGGGCAAGTCATCGAGCGTCGTTTCGAAGATCACACCCGTGTAATAATCCAAGCCGCGGGCAATCGAGACGTCCAACTTCAAACGTCGCGCCGGCACACCCGACGCCAACGCACCGCGATAAATTTCAGTCAATCGCTCAATTCCCGC harbors:
- a CDS encoding aminotransferase class V-fold PLP-dependent enzyme; amino-acid sequence: MATGKNSSAISSADHSKAARITPSAAAGFTADAEKLQNDPWGWWREQMPITDQWAYFDHAAVAPLSGPATEAIKRWGDQAACQGDTVWPQWSASLGRLRDATAVLLNCALAEICLIPNTTTGINIVAEGFPWQSGDNVILPDGEFPSNLFPWMNQQSKGVEVRMIPRRSATNGCGEVHVDDLIDAIDDSTRIIAVSWVGYSSGFRLDIDDLVRRAHEKGVLVFLDAIQGLGVFPLDLAQTPVDFLAADGHKWLLGPEGAGVAMIRRQHLELLRCTNVGWGSVKNSANFNAPTFALRDDATRFEPGSANMVGGTALAASMEIFLQIRRVHGNDAIQNQVVELIKSLDSQLRSLGATTELPTLTHQRSGILNFSVPGIDPSTFRERGLQKNVVTSCRGKGVRASVHAYNNDDDIARLVEVARSFC
- the coaD gene encoding pantetheine-phosphate adenylyltransferase produces the protein MPDPRIAVYTGSFDPITLGHLHIIRRAAPLFDQLVIGIGTNAEKTSLFAPTERVELVREVTAELPNVQVETFQGLAVDFVRSVDAHVMIRGIRPLTDIAGEFTMMMANHQLDPGIETLFLMAAERFAHISSSLLKQIAALSDDDEQLAKFVPRQIIKPLRNRLR